A stretch of Telopea speciosissima isolate NSW1024214 ecotype Mountain lineage chromosome 11, Tspe_v1, whole genome shotgun sequence DNA encodes these proteins:
- the LOC122646129 gene encoding chorismate mutase 2, with amino-acid sequence MEMKSVFRSALVFLIVLSCCCRFTKNETLDSSTDVLTLESVRQSLIRQEDTIVFSLIERAKFPLNSPAYNESSLNIPGFCGSLVQNVVKETEAIQAKIGRYESPEEHPFFPDDLPMPVVTPYNYPQVLHAAGASININKNIWDMYFNQLLPLFVAEGNDGNYGPTAASDLDCLQALSRRIHYGKFVAEVKFRDAPQDYGPAIRAQDSDALMKLLTFESVEEMVKRRVEKKAKVFGQDVSLDDKGDKGKYKIDPSIVSRLYGEWVMPLTKVVQVQYLLRRLD; translated from the exons ATGGAGATGAAATCTGTGTTTCGTTCTGCTTTGGTCTTTTTAATCGTTTTGAGTTGCTGTTGCAGGTTTACAAAGAATGAAACTCTTGATTCTTCGACAGACGTATTGACTCTTGAATCGGTTAGGCAGTCTTTGATTAGACAGGAAGATACAATTGTCTTCAGTCTCATCGAGAGGGCAAAATTTCCGCTTAATTCTCCGGCTTACAATGAATCTTCATTGAATATTCCAGGGTTTTGTGGATCTTTGGTTCAGAATGTCGTCAAAGAAACAGAGGCGATACAAGCCAAG ATTGGTAGATATGAAAGTCCTGAAGAACATCCTTTCTTCCCAGATGATTTACCGATGCCAGTGGTGACCCCTTACAACTACCCACAG GTATTGCATGCTGCCGGGGCTTCCATCAATATAAATAAGAATATATGGGATATGTATTTCAATCAACTTCTTCCTCTATTTGTTGCTGAAGGCAATGATGGAAACTATGGTCCCACTGCAGCATCTGATCTGGACTGTTTGCAG GCCCTGTCTAGACGGATCCACTATGGGAAATTTGTAGCTGAGGTCAAGTTCAGAGATGCTCCACAGGACTATGGGCCTGCAATACGTGCTCAG GACAGTGATGCTTTGATGAAACTGTTGACATTTGAGAGTGTCGAAGAGATGGTGAAGAGGAGGGTTGAGAAGAAGGCCAAGGTGTTTGGGCAAGATGTGAGCCTCGATGACAAAGGGGACAAAGGGAAGTACAAGATCGATCCATCCATAGTTTCTCGCCTCTATGGAGAATGGGTGATGCCTCTAACCAAGGTTGTTCAAGTTCAATATCTGCTCCGGCGCCTGGACTGA
- the LOC122646128 gene encoding probable purine permease 5 isoform X1, giving the protein MVSQGRSSAPMEVDPSAQLEEDASAGPLVSFRVKLSKLGTMAWETYRRKPISHWILLFISSGAMLVAFPVSSLLSRLYYADGGKSKWIISWVAVAGWPLTALFLAPMYFLGKYKPTALTYKLTLSYIVLGFLSAADNLMYAWAYAYLPASTASLLAASSLVFSALFGYFLVGNKLNSDTVNAIVIITAAMVIIGLDSGSDRYSNVSNRQYIMGFIWDILGSALHGLIFALSELVFIKLLGRRSFHVVLEQQVMVSLIGFVFTTIGVIANRDFQEMKMEAGSFKHGEAAYNMVLIWAAIAFQLGVLGGTAVLYLASTVLAGVLNAVRVPLTSIAAVILFNDPMSGFKILSLIITFWGFGSYMYGESTLSKGSTS; this is encoded by the coding sequence AGGAAGATGCATCAGCAGGACCTTTGGTTTCATTCCGGGTCAAGCTCTCCAAACTTGGTACCATGGCTTGGGAAACATATAGAAGGAAGCCAATCTCACATTGGATTCTGCTATTTATAAGCAGCGGAGCAATGCTTGTGGCTTTTCCTGTTTCCAGCCTCTTATCCCGTCTCTATTATGCTGATGGGGGAAAGAGCAAGTGGATCATCTCATGGGTGGCAGTTGCAGGTTGGCCTCTAACTGCTCTGTTCTTAGCTCCCATGTACTTTTTGGGTAAATACAAGCCTACTGCTCTCACCTACAAACTCACTCTCTCTTACATTGTGCTGGGTTTCTTAAGCGCTGCTGACAACCTTATGTATGCATGGGCCTATGCCTACCTCCCGGCGTCCACTGCTTCTCTTCTAGCCGCATCCTCCCTTGTGTTCTCAGCTTTGTTTGGATATTTTCTAGTGGGAAACAAATTAAACAGTGACACAGTAAATGCAATAGTTATCATAACTGCTGCCATGGTTATCATTGGCTTGGATTCAGGATCAGATCGATATAGCAATGTCAGCAACAGACAATATATCATGGGATTCATTTGGGACATCTTGGGATCTGCCCTCCATGGACTCATCTTTGCTCTTTCAGAGCTAGTTTTTATAAAGTTACTTGGAAGAAGATCCTTCCATGTTGTGTTGGAGCAACAGGTCATGGTTTCTCTGATTGGTTTTGTGTTTACCACGATTGGAGTCATTGCCAATAGAGATTTCCAGGAGATGAAAATGGAAGCTGGAAGTTTCAAGCATGGAGAAGCCGCTTACAATATGGTTCTCATCTGGGCTGCTATTGCTTTCCAACTGGGTGTTTTGGGTGGCACTGCTGTACTCTATTTGGCTTCCACTGTGCTGGCTGGTGTTCTAAATGCAGTAAGGGTTCCTCTAACAAGCATTGCAGCAGTTATCCTGTTTAATGACCCTATGAGTGGTTTCAAGATCCTCTCATTGATCATTACATTTTGGGGATTTGGATCATATATGTATGGTGAATCCACCTTAAGTAAAGGGTCCACATCATAA
- the LOC122646128 gene encoding probable purine permease 5 isoform X2: MVSQGRSSAPMEVDPSAQLEEDASAGPLVSFRVKLSKLGTMAWETYRRKPISHWILLFISSGAMLVAFPVSSLLSRLYYADGGKSKWIISWVAVAGWPLTALFLAPMYFLASTASLLAASSLVFSALFGYFLVGNKLNSDTVNAIVIITAAMVIIGLDSGSDRYSNVSNRQYIMGFIWDILGSALHGLIFALSELVFIKLLGRRSFHVVLEQQVMVSLIGFVFTTIGVIANRDFQEMKMEAGSFKHGEAAYNMVLIWAAIAFQLGVLGGTAVLYLASTVLAGVLNAVRVPLTSIAAVILFNDPMSGFKILSLIITFWGFGSYMYGESTLSKGSTS; encoded by the exons AGGAAGATGCATCAGCAGGACCTTTGGTTTCATTCCGGGTCAAGCTCTCCAAACTTGGTACCATGGCTTGGGAAACATATAGAAGGAAGCCAATCTCACATTGGATTCTGCTATTTATAAGCAGCGGAGCAATGCTTGTGGCTTTTCCTGTTTCCAGCCTCTTATCCCGTCTCTATTATGCTGATGGGGGAAAGAGCAAGTGGATCATCTCATGGGTGGCAGTTGCAGGTTGGCCTCTAACTGCTCTGTTCTTAGCTCCCATGTACTTTTTGG CGTCCACTGCTTCTCTTCTAGCCGCATCCTCCCTTGTGTTCTCAGCTTTGTTTGGATATTTTCTAGTGGGAAACAAATTAAACAGTGACACAGTAAATGCAATAGTTATCATAACTGCTGCCATGGTTATCATTGGCTTGGATTCAGGATCAGATCGATATAGCAATGTCAGCAACAGACAATATATCATGGGATTCATTTGGGACATCTTGGGATCTGCCCTCCATGGACTCATCTTTGCTCTTTCAGAGCTAGTTTTTATAAAGTTACTTGGAAGAAGATCCTTCCATGTTGTGTTGGAGCAACAGGTCATGGTTTCTCTGATTGGTTTTGTGTTTACCACGATTGGAGTCATTGCCAATAGAGATTTCCAGGAGATGAAAATGGAAGCTGGAAGTTTCAAGCATGGAGAAGCCGCTTACAATATGGTTCTCATCTGGGCTGCTATTGCTTTCCAACTGGGTGTTTTGGGTGGCACTGCTGTACTCTATTTGGCTTCCACTGTGCTGGCTGGTGTTCTAAATGCAGTAAGGGTTCCTCTAACAAGCATTGCAGCAGTTATCCTGTTTAATGACCCTATGAGTGGTTTCAAGATCCTCTCATTGATCATTACATTTTGGGGATTTGGATCATATATGTATGGTGAATCCACCTTAAGTAAAGGGTCCACATCATAA